A genomic region of Leptolyngbya sp. NIES-2104 contains the following coding sequences:
- a CDS encoding alpha/beta fold hydrolase has protein sequence MKPPVPMMQPQFPRQQFHLFVDQFKIDLWEFGNLAWVFAIVDRTLTAFRNGLPNAVDLVEIFVVALLAFGWVLLSPNSETMVLNLYDRFQPVFSFTPASPIPPSIERLQRFGYQQALSWRGWKVHHTVFPNPRSEVPIIFVHGFGGSIGHWRQNMSVLSKHHSVYAIDLLGFGASEKPDIHYSIDLWTEQLYEFWQSCVGKPVILVGNSIGSLICAVTAAKHPEMVRGVVMISLPDTASHQEMIPARLRPIVQAIQDVFTSRWLLYPLFFLLRHPRIVRHWASFAYAGQEAITDELLEILSKPAQERGSARAFCAILKAMTHPKFSPSVRSILSHIRTPVLLLWGKQDRMIPPDSARQFLKYNPNLKLIELEDAGHCAHDECPERVNAELINWIRSEIIQSSSRPRVLLPS, from the coding sequence ATGAAGCCACCCGTTCCCATGATGCAGCCGCAATTTCCAAGACAACAATTTCACCTGTTTGTGGATCAGTTCAAGATTGACCTATGGGAGTTTGGCAATTTAGCTTGGGTGTTTGCCATTGTCGATCGAACATTGACCGCGTTCAGAAATGGTCTTCCAAATGCGGTGGATTTAGTTGAAATCTTTGTAGTAGCACTCCTAGCATTTGGGTGGGTGCTACTCAGTCCCAACTCGGAAACAATGGTGTTGAACCTCTACGATCGCTTTCAGCCCGTTTTTTCATTCACTCCTGCAAGCCCGATACCCCCGTCGATCGAACGACTACAGCGATTCGGCTATCAGCAAGCTTTATCCTGGCGCGGTTGGAAGGTTCATCACACCGTTTTTCCAAATCCGAGAAGCGAAGTTCCCATCATTTTTGTGCATGGGTTTGGTGGCTCGATCGGACATTGGCGGCAGAACATGTCAGTGTTATCGAAGCATCACAGTGTATATGCGATCGATCTACTTGGATTTGGCGCATCCGAAAAGCCAGATATTCACTATTCGATCGATCTTTGGACTGAGCAGCTTTATGAGTTTTGGCAGTCTTGTGTCGGTAAGCCTGTGATTTTGGTGGGAAACTCGATCGGGTCACTGATTTGTGCGGTGACTGCTGCAAAACATCCTGAAATGGTGCGGGGCGTGGTGATGATTAGCTTACCGGATACTGCCAGTCATCAGGAAATGATTCCAGCTAGACTTCGCCCGATCGTGCAAGCGATCCAAGATGTTTTTACCTCGCGCTGGCTGCTGTATCCGTTGTTTTTCTTGCTGCGTCATCCTCGGATTGTTCGTCACTGGGCATCGTTTGCATATGCCGGTCAAGAAGCGATTACCGATGAACTGTTAGAAATCCTGTCAAAACCTGCACAAGAACGGGGATCAGCGCGTGCGTTCTGCGCGATTCTCAAAGCGATGACCCATCCGAAATTTAGTCCGAGTGTGCGATCGATTCTCAGCCATATTCGCACTCCAGTGTTATTGCTCTGGGGCAAGCAAGACCGAATGATTCCGCCTGATTCTGCGCGGCAATTTCTGAAATACAATCCAAATCTGAAGCTCATCGAGCTAGAAGATGCGGGACACTGCGCTCATGATGAATGTCCAGAACGAGTCAATGCTGAACTAATCAACTGGATTCGCTCTGAAATTATTCAATCATCTTCACGTCCTAGAGTCCTCTTACCCTCATAG
- a CDS encoding DUF2267 domain-containing protein, protein MNYDQFIKSVKDSGQFSDRDSAIKATKAVLETVRERLLGDEASNLAAQLPAELADCLRGREGQMGDNFKIEEFYTRVANRGGVDIEAAATYARTVMTVLSQAVSPGEFADVRVNFAKDYDELFVEVAQR, encoded by the coding sequence ATGAACTACGATCAATTTATTAAATCAGTAAAGGATTCGGGACAATTTAGCGATCGCGATTCTGCGATCAAAGCCACGAAAGCTGTGTTGGAAACAGTGCGCGAAAGACTACTGGGTGATGAAGCCAGTAACTTAGCGGCGCAACTTCCAGCAGAATTAGCAGACTGTCTACGCGGACGCGAAGGACAAATGGGCGACAACTTCAAGATTGAAGAGTTCTACACTCGTGTTGCTAACAGAGGAGGCGTTGATATTGAAGCAGCGGCGACCTATGCAAGAACAGTAATGACGGTTCTGAGTCAAGCGGTTAGCCCTGGAGAGTTCGCAGATGTCCGGGTGAATTTTGCTAAGGACTATGATGAACTGTTTGTAGAAGTCGCACAACGATAG
- the bioF gene encoding 8-amino-7-oxononanoate synthase — MKNDPYAWIEQSLSAIDRAGWHRSVKTIDRPGAVIQIADRTYLNFASNDYLGLATDDRLINAAIEATRQYGTGSTGSRLLTGHRPLHRALETAIAQLKQTEDAIVFSSGYLANLGAIAALVGKRDLILSDQYNHSSLRNGAIVSGATILEYRHCDIADLQTKLEQQRSHFQRCLILTDTVFSMDGDLCPLPEILELADRFECMVLVDEAHATGVLGATGAGCVEHFGCTGQAIVQMGTLSKALGSLGGYVAGSAALIDYLRNRAPSWIYTTGLSPADTAAALCAIELTQTEPERRSRLWHNVAYLKSKLSDFALLPSESPILCWQLPDVQTALQTAQSLQNQGIFAPAIRPPTVPTSRIRMTVMATHTEESLDRLIQSLENSGSN; from the coding sequence ATGAAGAATGATCCTTATGCTTGGATAGAACAATCGTTAAGCGCAATCGATCGGGCTGGCTGGCATCGATCCGTTAAAACCATCGATCGTCCGGGTGCAGTGATTCAGATTGCTGATCGTACTTACTTGAATTTTGCAAGTAATGACTATCTAGGACTAGCAACAGACGATCGATTAATCAATGCTGCCATCGAAGCCACTCGGCAATATGGTACAGGCAGCACAGGATCACGCTTGCTCACGGGACACAGACCTTTACACCGAGCATTAGAAACCGCGATCGCACAATTAAAACAAACCGAAGATGCGATCGTGTTTAGTTCCGGATATCTAGCAAATTTAGGCGCGATCGCTGCATTAGTGGGAAAACGCGACTTAATCTTATCGGATCAATACAATCATTCCAGCTTGAGAAATGGTGCGATTGTCAGCGGTGCAACGATTTTGGAATATCGGCATTGTGATATTGCAGATCTACAGACTAAGTTAGAACAACAGCGATCGCACTTTCAAAGATGTTTGATTTTGACCGACACTGTGTTTAGTATGGATGGTGATCTCTGTCCACTGCCTGAGATTTTAGAGTTAGCCGATCGATTTGAGTGCATGGTGCTGGTTGATGAAGCTCATGCGACTGGAGTATTGGGTGCGACAGGTGCGGGATGTGTCGAACACTTCGGCTGTACAGGGCAGGCGATTGTGCAGATGGGAACTTTGAGCAAAGCATTAGGTAGCTTAGGTGGGTATGTTGCTGGATCGGCTGCGTTGATTGATTATTTGAGAAATCGTGCTCCGAGTTGGATTTATACAACGGGATTATCTCCGGCTGATACGGCTGCGGCATTGTGTGCGATCGAGCTAACTCAAACAGAACCGGAACGTCGATCGCGACTTTGGCACAATGTTGCTTATCTCAAATCCAAGCTATCAGACTTCGCATTGTTACCTTCAGAATCTCCAATTCTCTGTTGGCAGTTACCTGATGTTCAAACTGCGCTACAAACTGCACAGTCATTACAGAATCAAGGAATTTTTGCGCCTGCGATTCGTCCTCCGACTGTTCCGACTAGTCGAATTCGGATGACGGTGATGGCAACGCATACAGAAGAATCACTCGATCGCTTAATTCAATCTCTCGAAAACTCTGGCTCTAACTGA
- a CDS encoding superoxide dismutase, translating into MVRSLKRPIAFATAFLLGCLMIACQPNETAVSQTPSPTPSPVADRPVAYVDRTLSASPAQLPPLPYPANALSKAIDAETMQLHHDRHHKSYVDNLNSALKDQPNLQKLSIEAMLRDLNAVPENIRQKVRNNAGGHLNHTIFWQIMSPNGGGQPTGAIAQVINQTFGNFESFRKQFNQAGSDRFGSGWVWLVRNPQGQLQIVSTANQDNPISEGSYPIMGNDVWEHAYYLRYRNRRADYLNNWWNVVNWSEINRRLQASQQSS; encoded by the coding sequence ATGGTGAGATCTTTAAAGCGCCCGATCGCATTCGCAACCGCATTTTTGCTCGGTTGTTTGATGATTGCTTGTCAACCGAATGAAACAGCGGTATCTCAAACTCCCAGTCCAACTCCATCTCCGGTTGCAGATCGTCCGGTTGCTTATGTCGATCGGACACTCAGTGCTTCACCTGCTCAATTGCCTCCCTTGCCTTATCCCGCAAATGCTTTGAGTAAAGCGATCGATGCGGAAACAATGCAACTTCACCACGATCGACATCACAAAAGCTATGTAGATAACCTCAATAGTGCTTTGAAGGATCAGCCGAATTTACAGAAATTGAGCATTGAAGCAATGTTGCGTGATCTCAATGCAGTGCCAGAGAACATCCGTCAGAAAGTGCGGAACAATGCGGGCGGGCATTTGAATCACACGATTTTCTGGCAAATTATGAGTCCGAATGGCGGAGGACAACCGACAGGCGCGATCGCACAAGTGATCAATCAAACGTTTGGCAACTTTGAGAGCTTCCGCAAGCAATTTAATCAAGCAGGCAGCGATCGGTTTGGTAGCGGTTGGGTGTGGCTTGTGCGAAATCCTCAAGGACAACTGCAAATCGTTTCTACTGCGAATCAAGACAATCCGATCAGTGAAGGCAGTTATCCAATCATGGGAAATGATGTTTGGGAACATGCCTACTATTTGCGCTACCGAAATCGTCGGGCGGACTATCTCAATAACTGGTGGAATGTTGTGAACTGGAGTGAAATTAATCGTCGCCTCCAGGCTTCGCAGCAAAGCAGTTAA
- a CDS encoding aspartate kinase, with protein sequence MALIVQKYGGTSVGTVERIQAVAQRVKKTVEAGNCVVVVVSAMGKTTDGLVKLATEISPSPNRREMDMLLSTGEQVSIALLSMALQEAGQPAISLTGAQVGIITESHHTRARILKIETDRMERHLQRGEVVVVAGFQGVNSTEDWDITTLGRGGSDTSAVALAAALKADFCEIYTDVPGILTADPRLVEDAQLMSEITCDEMLELASLGAKVLHPRAVEIARNYGMPLVVRSSWTDDPGTWVRSPKRQPRPLEGLEIARPVDAVEFDTDQAKVALLRVPDHPGVAARLFGEIASQKLDVDLIIQSIHEGNSNDIAFTVVKNSLTRAEAVANAIIPALTAGHSISPELAPDVMIQQKIAKVTIAGAGMIGRPGVAAQMFSTLADAGINIQMISTSEVKVSCVVDEVDCDRAIATLCEAFEVSQSGMKTQDAIAPTAVAVRGVALDLKQARVAVRHIPDRPGMAAKIFQLLASHNISVDMIIQSQRCRMIDGVMTRDIAFTVAQMDAEGARQALEAARSDIGYGEVVVDSAIAKVSIVGSGMVGQPGIAARMFEALFKKEINIQMIATSEIKVSCVVAEDQGVMALQAIHAAFELAGTQRIQVSA encoded by the coding sequence ATGGCGCTAATCGTTCAGAAATATGGGGGAACTTCGGTCGGTACGGTCGAACGCATTCAGGCAGTAGCACAACGAGTCAAGAAAACCGTAGAAGCCGGAAATTGCGTTGTAGTCGTGGTGTCTGCAATGGGAAAAACGACCGATGGACTCGTGAAACTGGCAACTGAGATTTCTCCAAGTCCGAATCGGCGCGAGATGGATATGCTGCTTTCAACGGGTGAACAAGTGTCGATCGCGCTTCTGAGTATGGCACTCCAAGAAGCCGGACAGCCTGCGATTTCTCTAACAGGCGCTCAAGTTGGAATTATTACCGAATCGCATCATACTCGCGCTCGAATTTTGAAGATTGAAACCGATCGCATGGAGCGACATTTACAGCGCGGTGAAGTCGTCGTTGTAGCTGGATTTCAAGGCGTAAACAGCACCGAAGATTGGGATATTACCACACTCGGACGCGGTGGATCGGATACGTCAGCGGTCGCATTGGCGGCAGCATTAAAAGCGGATTTCTGCGAAATTTACACGGATGTTCCTGGTATTCTCACGGCTGATCCTCGTTTGGTCGAAGATGCTCAACTAATGAGCGAGATTACCTGTGATGAAATGTTAGAGCTTGCGAGTTTGGGCGCGAAAGTGCTGCATCCGCGTGCAGTCGAGATTGCGCGAAACTATGGAATGCCGCTCGTAGTGCGATCGAGCTGGACGGATGATCCTGGTACTTGGGTGCGATCGCCCAAACGCCAACCCCGACCACTCGAAGGCTTAGAAATTGCACGTCCAGTCGATGCTGTCGAATTTGATACTGATCAAGCCAAAGTTGCATTATTACGAGTTCCCGATCATCCAGGTGTTGCCGCTCGATTATTCGGTGAGATTGCCTCGCAAAAACTCGATGTTGATTTGATTATCCAGTCGATTCACGAAGGCAATTCTAATGACATTGCCTTTACCGTTGTTAAAAATTCTCTCACTCGTGCAGAAGCAGTTGCAAATGCAATCATTCCAGCATTGACCGCTGGACATTCGATTTCGCCTGAACTGGCTCCCGATGTGATGATTCAGCAAAAGATCGCGAAGGTGACGATCGCAGGTGCAGGCATGATCGGTCGTCCCGGTGTAGCGGCTCAAATGTTTTCAACCTTGGCGGATGCGGGCATCAATATTCAAATGATCTCGACTTCGGAAGTGAAAGTGAGCTGTGTGGTCGATGAAGTAGACTGCGATCGTGCGATTGCAACTCTGTGTGAAGCCTTTGAGGTTTCCCAATCGGGCATGAAAACGCAAGATGCGATCGCGCCAACTGCCGTTGCGGTTCGGGGGGTGGCGCTGGATCTCAAACAAGCGCGAGTGGCAGTCCGTCACATTCCCGATCGACCGGGGATGGCGGCGAAAATTTTCCAACTGCTGGCAAGTCACAATATCAGCGTCGATATGATTATTCAGTCGCAGCGTTGCCGGATGATTGATGGTGTGATGACGCGGGATATTGCCTTTACGGTGGCGCAAATGGACGCAGAAGGAGCAAGACAGGCTTTGGAAGCAGCGCGATCGGACATTGGATACGGTGAAGTTGTGGTCGATAGTGCGATCGCAAAAGTGAGTATTGTCGGTTCTGGAATGGTCGGACAGCCTGGGATCGCGGCTCGGATGTTTGAGGCGCTATTTAAGAAGGAGATTAATATTCAGATGATTGCGACCTCTGAGATTAAGGTCAGTTGTGTAGTGGCAGAAGATCAAGGTGTGATGGCACTTCAGGCGATTCATGCTGCTTTTGAACTGGCGGGAACTCAGCGAATTCAGGTTTCTGCGTAG
- a CDS encoding gluconokinase, whose amino-acid sequence MNYYLGIDIGTTSTKAIAVSSTGEVKSIASREYPLLSPHPRFAQQDPTVIFTAVLESVQEVIQQAKLSSRDIAAVGCGSAMHSLIVMGADHLPLTQSITWADTRSIKQAEALKQSSNGISIYQNTGTPLHPMSPLTKLLWMRDCEPELFRNAAKFISIKEYVLYQWFEHYVVDYSIASATGLFNIRTLAWDKNALELTQIRADQLSEIVPSTHILRGMKAQYAEMMGLDPDVPVVIGASDGVLANIGVGAIASDQVAITIGTSSAVRKIVSEPMTDPQARTFCYAITEDQWLIGGASNNGGIVLRWFRDQFGLPESKESDAYDRLIELAASIPPGAEGLLFLPFLSGERAPYWNADARGVFFGVSMRHERSHFIRAVLEGILFAAYSITTVLSDLTEANQTILASGGFARSAISLQMMADLFGIEVLVPEVFEASGFGAAVLAMYAMKEIDQLEKVRSMIRIRDRHVPNLQFSEQYHKLFERYQRLYYQLEPEFSRD is encoded by the coding sequence ATGAACTACTATCTAGGAATTGATATCGGTACGACTAGCACAAAAGCGATCGCGGTTTCATCAACAGGCGAAGTCAAGAGCATTGCAAGTCGAGAGTATCCGTTACTTTCTCCTCACCCTCGATTCGCGCAACAAGATCCGACTGTTATTTTTACTGCTGTGCTGGAGTCGGTACAAGAAGTAATCCAGCAAGCAAAGTTATCGAGTCGTGACATTGCTGCGGTGGGATGTGGTTCTGCAATGCATAGTTTGATTGTGATGGGTGCTGATCATCTGCCGTTAACACAGAGTATCACTTGGGCAGATACTCGCAGTATCAAACAGGCTGAAGCATTAAAGCAAAGCTCAAACGGAATTTCTATCTATCAAAATACTGGAACACCCTTGCATCCGATGTCTCCGCTGACAAAGTTGCTTTGGATGCGAGACTGTGAACCTGAACTTTTTCGTAATGCTGCTAAGTTCATTTCAATTAAAGAGTATGTCCTCTATCAATGGTTTGAACACTATGTCGTAGATTACTCGATCGCTTCTGCGACTGGATTATTTAATATCAGAACGTTAGCTTGGGATAAGAACGCTCTAGAACTCACGCAGATTCGAGCCGATCAATTAAGCGAGATTGTGCCGTCAACGCACATTTTAAGAGGAATGAAAGCGCAATATGCCGAAATGATGGGACTTGATCCAGATGTTCCAGTCGTGATAGGTGCAAGTGATGGTGTATTAGCAAATATTGGAGTAGGCGCGATCGCATCTGATCAAGTTGCCATTACGATCGGAACTAGTAGCGCGGTTCGCAAAATTGTTTCTGAACCAATGACTGACCCGCAAGCGAGAACATTTTGCTATGCTATCACTGAAGATCAATGGCTGATCGGCGGCGCATCGAACAATGGTGGAATTGTTTTACGCTGGTTTCGTGATCAGTTCGGACTGCCTGAAAGTAAAGAATCTGATGCTTACGATCGCTTAATCGAACTTGCTGCATCGATTCCACCGGGAGCCGAAGGACTATTATTTTTACCGTTTCTTTCTGGAGAACGTGCGCCTTATTGGAATGCAGATGCACGAGGAGTGTTTTTCGGGGTATCGATGCGACATGAGCGATCGCATTTTATTCGCGCTGTGCTAGAAGGGATTCTATTCGCGGCTTACAGTATCACAACGGTATTGAGTGACTTAACTGAAGCAAACCAGACGATTTTGGCATCGGGGGGATTTGCTCGATCGGCGATCTCGTTGCAAATGATGGCTGATCTATTTGGCATCGAAGTGCTTGTTCCGGAGGTGTTTGAAGCGAGTGGATTTGGGGCGGCTGTGTTAGCGATGTATGCCATGAAGGAAATTGATCAATTAGAAAAGGTTCGATCGATGATTCGGATTCGCGATCGACATGTTCCTAATCTGCAATTTTCTGAGCAGTATCACAAGCTATTTGAGCGCTATCAACGACTTTACTATCAGTTAGAGCCAGAGTTTTCGAGAGATTGA
- a CDS encoding DUF1823 family protein yields the protein MSDLPPLNTATIWAILKDTIDDTTANRLVCHHLGYDDGTVDPQWLEAYPEPPNFIESRPAVVKLTRSIPPENKQLLKEQLGFGGYTIDELVPRKTRRATMANWLLSYMQQNQIPL from the coding sequence ATGAGTGATTTACCACCACTAAACACCGCCACGATTTGGGCAATTCTCAAAGATACGATCGACGACACCACCGCGAATCGTCTAGTGTGTCACCACCTCGGTTATGACGATGGAACCGTTGACCCGCAATGGTTAGAAGCGTATCCTGAACCACCGAATTTTATTGAAAGTCGTCCTGCGGTCGTGAAATTAACGCGATCAATTCCGCCTGAAAATAAGCAACTCCTGAAAGAGCAGCTTGGATTTGGTGGCTATACGATCGATGAACTGGTGCCCCGAAAAACTCGACGTGCAACAATGGCGAACTGGTTGCTAAGCTACATGCAGCAGAATCAAATTCCACTTTAG
- a CDS encoding alpha/beta hydrolase encodes MKTKWLWNGLTSGLKIYAIVCFVLFLIQSRFILFPNRTVYKTPLDLGLPAQEVWVPVKNWLGKTERIHGWWLPGRDPKLGTVLYFHGNGGTLGGVDQMDRIHKLGFSVLVISYRGYGKSEGGFPSESQVYEDAQAAWNYLTKDRKIPPDQITIYGYSIGGAIAIDLAAKHPDARALIVQSSFTSMTEMALLQKQFRLFPIELILTQRFNSIDKVRSLKMPVMYFHGDADEIVPARMSQALYDASPNPKQLLFIRGANHNDAEFTIEHLEAIRKFVQQNP; translated from the coding sequence ATGAAAACGAAGTGGCTTTGGAACGGGTTGACGAGCGGATTGAAAATTTACGCGATCGTATGTTTCGTTCTCTTTCTCATTCAGTCCCGCTTTATTCTCTTCCCGAACCGAACCGTTTACAAAACACCGCTAGATCTCGGTTTGCCTGCTCAAGAAGTGTGGGTTCCGGTGAAAAACTGGCTCGGTAAAACGGAGCGCATTCATGGCTGGTGGCTTCCGGGTCGCGATCCAAAGTTAGGCACAGTCCTTTATTTTCATGGCAATGGTGGAACGCTGGGCGGGGTTGACCAGATGGATCGGATTCACAAGCTCGGATTCTCAGTGTTAGTCATTAGCTATCGAGGATACGGTAAAAGTGAAGGCGGATTTCCCTCAGAATCGCAGGTGTACGAAGATGCTCAGGCGGCTTGGAACTATCTAACAAAAGATCGTAAAATTCCACCGGATCAAATCACGATTTATGGCTATTCGATCGGAGGCGCGATCGCGATCGATTTAGCGGCGAAACATCCCGACGCGAGAGCGCTGATTGTTCAAAGCTCGTTTACATCGATGACAGAAATGGCATTGTTACAAAAGCAGTTTCGATTGTTTCCGATCGAACTCATTTTGACTCAGCGATTTAACTCGATCGACAAAGTGCGATCGCTAAAAATGCCCGTCATGTACTTCCACGGGGATGCAGATGAAATTGTTCCAGCCCGCATGAGTCAAGCGTTATACGATGCCAGCCCGAACCCGAAACAATTATTATTTATTCGAGGCGCGAATCACAACGACGCAGAATTTACAATTGAACACTTGGAAGCGATTCGGAAATTTGTGCAACAAAATCCATGA
- a CDS encoding sensor histidine kinase KdpD: protein MKSTHQATKVCTLSANIQCPTVQVGSSQQTDLSWIESGWFSTIAQQSTDLIGAISIEGDWLCLNPSGREILSFTETLPFAAMLSESMQQLWNQTVLPQLLECGHWRGQFSMLRDSEPMWFESQWFLLRDPFSNQPLGFATMSRNIEPPAPESDSAEKTRFLADAAHELKSPLAVMATSIDLLDHEQLSIERKQKHFRRLRSKVQQMGQLLDDILVLSRGEQAAPVMSEIDPVQACAECVEEAQMSSDRHEIRLIADQSLIVTDANLLQRILVNLLSNSIKYSPAGGKIECRLSIKPHQFTLTVQDSGIGIPIAEQSRLFQSFYRASNTAQIAGTGLGLAIVKQCVDRLNGQITVESALQVGTTFTIEIPLQK, encoded by the coding sequence ATGAAGTCTACTCATCAAGCAACGAAGGTCTGTACGCTCTCGGCTAATATACAGTGTCCAACGGTTCAGGTCGGTTCATCTCAACAAACGGACTTGTCCTGGATCGAATCGGGCTGGTTTTCGACGATCGCACAACAGAGCACCGATTTGATCGGAGCCATTTCGATCGAGGGAGATTGGCTTTGTCTCAATCCTAGTGGCAGAGAGATCTTAAGTTTTACTGAAACCTTACCGTTTGCAGCGATGCTCAGCGAATCGATGCAGCAGCTTTGGAATCAAACCGTTTTGCCTCAACTGCTAGAGTGCGGACACTGGCGCGGACAGTTTTCGATGTTGCGAGACTCTGAGCCGATGTGGTTTGAAAGTCAATGGTTTTTACTGCGCGATCCGTTTAGCAATCAGCCGCTTGGATTTGCAACGATGAGCCGCAACATTGAGCCACCTGCTCCGGAAAGTGATTCAGCCGAGAAGACGCGCTTTCTAGCAGATGCAGCACATGAATTGAAATCGCCGTTGGCAGTGATGGCGACCTCGATCGATTTACTCGATCATGAGCAGCTCTCGATCGAGCGCAAACAGAAACATTTTCGCCGACTGCGATCGAAAGTACAGCAAATGGGACAACTGCTCGATGACATTCTCGTCCTGAGTCGAGGAGAACAAGCCGCCCCAGTGATGAGCGAAATTGATCCGGTGCAAGCCTGTGCAGAATGTGTCGAAGAAGCACAGATGAGCAGCGATCGCCATGAAATCAGATTGATAGCAGATCAGTCGTTGATTGTTACTGATGCGAACCTACTTCAGCGTATTCTTGTGAATCTACTCTCGAATAGTATTAAGTACTCTCCAGCAGGTGGAAAGATTGAGTGTCGATTGTCGATCAAGCCGCATCAGTTCACGTTAACCGTTCAAGATTCTGGAATTGGAATTCCGATCGCAGAACAATCTCGATTATTTCAATCATTTTATCGTGCCTCGAATACCGCTCAGATTGCGGGAACCGGACTCGGACTCGCGATCGTGAAACAATGCGTCGATCGATTGAATGGGCAAATCACCGTTGAAAGTGCACTGCAAGTGGGAACGACTTTTACGATCGAGATTCCATTGCAAAAATGA